In Pseudomonas fluorescens, a genomic segment contains:
- the rpsJ gene encoding 30S ribosomal protein S10 translates to MQNQQIRIRLKAFDHRLIDQSTQEIVETAKRTGAQVRGPIPLPTRKERFTVLVSPHVNKDARDQYEIRTHKRVLDIVQPTDKTVDALMKLDLAAGVEVQISLG, encoded by the coding sequence ATGCAAAATCAGCAAATCCGTATCAGGTTGAAGGCTTTTGACCATCGCCTGATCGACCAATCCACCCAGGAAATCGTGGAAACCGCGAAACGTACTGGTGCACAAGTGCGTGGTCCAATTCCACTGCCTACCCGTAAAGAGCGGTTCACCGTTCTGGTCTCCCCGCACGTCAACAAAGACGCGCGTGACCAGTACGAGATCCGTACTCATAAGCGCGTACTGGACATCGTCCAGCCAACGGATAAAACCGTTGATGCACTTATGAAGCTTGATCTGGCGGCCGGTGTGGAAGTACAGATCAGCCTCGGCTAA